ATCTCTCCGAATATTATGCGGACATCGAGGCCCGCGCCCAATCCGACATCCAGATAGACATGGGGGAGCGCATCGATGCGTATCTCAAAGCGGTCAATCCATAGCGCCGTCCTTCTCGCGGTGCTGGGCGCGGCAACCGCCGCACTCGCACAGGTCGCCGCAAGTGACGTCCCTCGCGGCGACGCGCGCCAGTCAGCCGCAGACCAGGGCCAAGACAGCATGAACCGGCTCGAGAGCGCGGTCTCGCGCGGCAAGGCCGATGCGGCCCAGCTTCCCGATCCCCAGCTTCCACGCACCGACAACCCAGCGGACCGACGGCACGCATTCGATGGCCTGCGCAAGCGACTTCCGGCGCCGGACATGGAAGCGCGCGCGCGTGCCGCGCAGGCTCGCGGCGAAACGAGCCTTGCAGCCGAGCGCGAGCGGCAGGCCAAGGCGCTGCGCCAGGCTCTCGGCCTTGAGCCTGCGGAAGAGCAGGCTCTCGCCAAGGCGATCCCCGTCACGACGGTCAAGGGTTGGGTCCCGGTCCTGTTCGTGTCCTCGTCGATGCCGATCTCGACCCTGCGCAACTATGCGGTCCAGCTCGAGAAGGTTCGCGGCGTCATGGCGTTTCGCGGCGTGCCAGGTGGACTCAGGAAAATGGGTCCTATGGCGAAGCTGACAGCCCAGATCCTCCGGCTCGATCCGGGCTGCGAAGGGCCGAACTGCGCGATGCGCGACGTCCAGCTCATCATCGATCCGATCGTCTTTCGCCAGCACGGAA
The Novosphingobium sp. EMRT-2 genome window above contains:
- a CDS encoding type-F conjugative transfer system pilin assembly protein TrbC; the encoded protein is MRISKRSIHSAVLLAVLGAATAALAQVAASDVPRGDARQSAADQGQDSMNRLESAVSRGKADAAQLPDPQLPRTDNPADRRHAFDGLRKRLPAPDMEARARAAQARGETSLAAERERQAKALRQALGLEPAEEQALAKAIPVTTVKGWVPVLFVSSSMPISTLRNYAVQLEKVRGVMAFRGVPGGLRKMGPMAKLTAQILRLDPGCEGPNCAMRDVQLIIDPIVFRQHGISQVPALAMIPGDPTQAYCERDIESPRAAHIVFGDSALSGMLEEYARLGGKKEVSHAQALLGAR